One genomic window of Eleginops maclovinus isolate JMC-PN-2008 ecotype Puerto Natales chromosome 12, JC_Emac_rtc_rv5, whole genome shotgun sequence includes the following:
- the fem1c gene encoding LOW QUALITY PROTEIN: protein fem-1 homolog C (The sequence of the model RefSeq protein was modified relative to this genomic sequence to represent the inferred CDS: inserted 1 base in 1 codon), whose translation MDLKTAVFNAARDGKLRLLQKLLENKDGHEVTKLMGEKTNGATPLLMASRYGHLDLVEYLLECCSAPVEVGGSVNFDGETIEGAPPLWAASAAGHLKVVQSLLGHGASVNSTTLTNSTPLRAACFDGHLDIVKYLVEHKADLEVANRHGHTCLMISCYKGHKEIAQYLLERGADVNRKSVKGNTALHDCAESGSLEIMRMLLQFGASMEQDGYGMTPLLSASVTGHTNIVDDLTTHQQTSPTERIDALELLGATFVDKKRDLLGALKYWKRAMDLRHIDSHCIVHKPEPKQLIMAYDYAREVTNGEELDGLISDPDEMRMQALLIRERILGPQHPDTSYYIRYRGAVYADSGNFERCINLWKYALDMQQSNLDPLSPMTASSLLSFAELFSFMLQDRAKGLLGTSVSFEDLMGILSKSVLEIERAVKQNGPMPPDPAQLSKALSIXLHLICLLEKVPCTAEQDHFKKETIYKFLKLQPCGKNGYSPLHLAVDRNTTCVGRYPVCKFPSLTVASILLECGADVNCRDEDDNSPLHIAASNGHPDIMNLLISCGTHFDSTNAFQQTACDLLDEKELSRNIIQPINHTTLQCLAARAIVKHSLSYRGNIPEKLEAFVLLHR comes from the exons ATGGATTTAAAAACGGCAGTATTTAACGCAGCCAGGGACGGTAAGCTTCGGCTGCTTCAGAAACTGTTGGAGAACAAAGATGGACACGAGGTCACTAAGTTGATGGGCGAGAAAACAAATGGGGCCACCCCGCTGCTTATGGCCTCCCGGTACGGCCACCTAGACCTGGTAGAGTACCTGCTGGAGTGCTGCAGCGCTCCTGTGGAGGTCGGGGGGTCCGTGAACTTTGACGGGGAGACTATCGAGGGAGCGCCCCCTCTCTGGGCAGCCTCGGCGGCCGGTCACCTGAAGGTGGTCCAGTCGCTGTTGGGCCACGGAGCTTCTGTCAACAGCACCACCCTGACCAACTCGACACCCCTAAGGGCAGCCTGCTTTGACGGTCACTTGGACATTGTGAAATACCTGGTGGAGCACAAAGCTGACCTGGAGGTGGCCAACAGACACGGCCATACGTGTCTCATGATTTCCTGCTACAAAGGACACAAGGAGATAGCGCAGTACCTgctggagagaggagcagaTGTCAACAGGAAGAGTGTAAAAG GCAACACGGCGCTTCATGACTGTGCAGAGTCGGGCAGTCTGGAGATCATGCGGATGTTGCTGCAGTTTGGCGCGTCCATGGAGCAGGACGGCTACGGCATGACACCCCTGCTTTCTGCCAGCGTCACAGGCCACACTAACATCGTAGACGACTTGACGACGCACCAGCAG ACAAGCCCAACAGAGCGCATTGACGCCCTGGAGCTCTTGGGAGCCACATTCGTTGACAAGAAGAGAGACCTGCTCGGAGCTTTAAAATACTGGAAGAGAGCCATGGACCTCAGGCACATCGACAGTCACTGCATTGTCCATAAACCCGAACCAAAGCAGCTGATCATGGCATACGACTACGCCAGAGAG GTAACAAACGGAGAAGAGCTGGATGGGCTTATATCTGATCCGGATGAGATGCGCATGCAGGCACTGCTCATCCGTGAAAGAATCCTCGGCCCACAACACCCGGACACGTCTTATTACATCCGGTACAGAGGTGCTGTTTATGCGGACTCTGGGAACTTTGAGCGTTGTATCAATCTGTGGAAGTATGCATTGGACATGCAGCAGAGCAACCTAGATCCGCTGAGCCCCATGACAGCCTCCAGCCTGCTGTCGTTTGCTGAGCTCTTCTCCTTCATGCTGCAGGACCGAGCCAAAGGTCTCTTGGGGACATCGGTGTCATTTGAGGACTTGATGGGGATCCTTTCCAAGAGTGTGTTGGAGATTGAGCGGGCAGTTAAACAAAATGGACCGATGCCTCCTGACCCTGCACAGCTCAGCAAGGCCCTGTCAA ATCTGCACCTCATTTGTCTTTTGGAGAAGGTGCCTTGTACCGCAGAGCAGGACCACTTCAAGAAGGAAACCATATACAA ATTTCTGAAGCTCCAGCCGTGTGGCAAGAACGGCTACAGCCCTCTTCACCTGGCAGTCGACCGCAACACCACCTGCGTGGGCCGCTATCCCGTCTGCAAGTTCCCCTCCCTCACTGTCGCCTCTATCCTTCTCGAATGTGGGGCCGATGTGAACTGCCGCGATGAAGATGacaacag CCCGCTTCACATAGCCGCATCCAATGGTCATCCTGACATCATGAACCTGCTGATATCCTGCGGGACTCACTTTGACAGCACCAACGCCTTCCAACAGACAGCCTGCGACCTCCTGGATGAGAAGGAGCTGTCCAGGAATATAATCCAGCCCATAAACCACACCACACTGCAGTGCCTGGCCGCCAGGGCCATCGTCAAGCACAGCCTCAGTTACCGGGGAAACATCCCTGAGAAACTAGAGGCCTTTGTCTTGCTCCACAGATAA
- the tmed7 gene encoding transmembrane emp24 domain-containing protein 7 encodes MYGLFRLVLQLLSAQLLCVWVLGSELTFELPDNAKQCFYEDIIIGTKCTLEFQVVTGGHYDVDCRLEDPEGTTLYKEMKKQYDSFTFTAAKNGTYKFCFSNEFSTFTHKTVYFDFQVGDDPPLFPNENRVTALTQMESACVSIHEALKSVIDYQTHFRLREAQGRSRAEDLNTRVAFWSIGEALILLVVSISQVVLLRSFFSDKKTTTTRVGS; translated from the exons ATGTACGGATTGTTTCGGCTGGTGTTGCAGTTGCTGTCGGCCCAGcttctctgtgtgtgggtgCTGGGCTCCGAGCTAACTTTCGAACTGCCAGACAACGCCAAGCAGTGTTTCTACGAGGACATCATCATTGGCACCAAGTGTACACTTGAGTTTCAG GTGGTAACAGGTGGCCATTATGATGTGGACTGCCGTTTGGAAGACCCAGAAGGCACTACGCTCTACAAGGAGATGAAGAAGCAATATGATAGCTTTACCTTCACAGCAGCCAAGAATGGAACCTACAAGTTCTGTTTCAGCAATGAGTTCTCCACTTTCACACACAAGACCGTTTACTTTGACTTCCAGGTCGGTGATGACCCTCCACTCTTCCCCAATGAGAACAGGGTCACTGCTCTCACTCAG ATGGAATCAGCCTGTGTGTCTATCCATGAAGCTCTGAAGTCGGTCATTGACTACCAGACGCACTTCCGCCTCCGTGAGGCCCAGGGACGCAGTAGGGCAGAGGACCTGAACACCCGTGTGGCTTTCTGGTCCATCGGAGAGGCCCTTATCCTTCTGGTGGTCAGCATCAGTCAGGTGGTGCTGCTGAGGAGCTTCTTCTCTGACAAGAAAACCACTACAACACGCGTAGGATCGTAA
- the LOC134873486 gene encoding RNA-binding E3 ubiquitin-protein ligase MEX3C-like isoform X2 has product MPSSTSLLEADEGESEVPPPLVHAFAGMGLEEHHGTQSQNPEQVDESLHYHHHLHQLPPVSHFNHLGTVLDLKPLHRPPSGEEVNIAPEDNEPEVVADSLLLAQAHRQQHLPPGPGVSGMEPPHVETLLLYNGDGDDTGLGGGALPPAGNMAILPPGMYGESGYEAESSLLARRKSVNTTECVAVPSSEHVAEIVGRQGCKIKALRAKTNTYIKTPVRGEQPVFVVTGRKEDVAMAKREILSAAEHFSLIRASRNKTGPLSAATGAGTPSLPGQTTIQVRVPYRVVGLVVGPKGATIKRIQQQTHTYIVTPSRDKEPVFEVTGMPENVDRAKDEIEAHIAIRTGSCGNIEAPGVDNNDFQYNGTDVSFEHAAAAGLGGAGWLHAGASSQNGGSLLPMSLNGTQRINSNINSGIRMSSTYRNDSSSSLGSGSSSADSVYGTSNGNRMADLSPTCQFNANANNNNNNSNGGSANFWFGENVLPEELVSLGVAGSSSGIDPLTISTAQASHPATQPQIWSPYVDQQPPHTFDARHSQSAWNAPALSNRSLGAPSGQESSQRAFRLDRGS; this is encoded by the exons ATGCCGAGTAGCACGTCTTTGCTGGAGGCCGACGAGGGAGAGTCCGAGGTCCCACCACCGCTAGTGCACGCTTTCGCCGGTATGGGCCTTGAGGAGCACCACGGCACCCAGAGCCAGAACCCCGAACAAGTAGACGAGAGCCTCCACTATCACCACCACCTCCATCAGCTTCCCCCGGTTTCTCATTTTAACCATCTTGGTACGGTCCTAGACTTGAAGCCCCTGCATCGGCCGCCTTCGGGAGAAGAAGTGAACATAGCGCCCGAGGACAATGAGCCAGAAGTTGTAGCCGACTCCTTGTTGCTAGCGCAGGCCCACCGCCAGCAACACCTCCCACCGGGACCAGGAGTCTCAGGGATGGAGCCTCCGCACGTCGAAACTCTTTTGTTGTACAATGGAGACGGAGATGATACCGGGCTTGGCGGCGGCGCCCTCCCACCGGCTGGCAACATGGCGATACTACCGCCCGGCATGTATGGGGAGTCTGGCTACGAGGCCGAGTCCTCGCTCCTGGCTCGGCGAAAGAGCGTCAACACCACCGAGTGTGTCGCGGTGCCGAGCTCCGAGCACGTCGCAGAGATTGTGGGCAGGCAGG GCTGTAAGATTAAGGCACTTCGAGCCAAGACCAACACGTACATTAAGACACCGGTTAGGGGAGAGCAGCCTGTCTTTGTTGTGACAGGGCGCAAAGAAGATGTGGCCATGGCTAAGAGGGAGatcctctctgctgctgagcACTTCTCCCTTATCAGAGCCTCTCGAAATAAGACGGGCCCTCTGTCTGCGGCGACGGGTGCAGGGACCCCCTCTCTACCTGGACAGACAACCATTCAG GTGCGAGTACCGTATCGTGTTGTAGGGCTGGTTGTGGGTCCCAAAG GGGCAACCATCAAACGTATTCAGCAACAGACCCACACATACATTGTGACGCCAAGTCGGGACAAGGAGCCGGTGTTTGAGGTCACAGGGATGCCGGAGAACGTGGATCGTGCGAAGGATGAGATAGAGGCGCACATCGCCATCCGCACAGGATCTTGTGGAAATATTGAGGCTCCTGGTGTTGACAACAATGACTTTCAGTACAATGGCACAGATGTCAGCTTTGAAcatgctgcagcagctgggtTAGGGGGGGCCGGATGGCTGCATGCAGGTGCATCATCCCAAAATGGTGGCAGCTTGCTGCCAATGAGTCTCAACGGTACTCAGCGAATCAATAGCAATATCAACAGTGGTATCAGGATGTCTTCCACCTACCGAAACGACAGCTCCAGTTCCCTGGGCAGCGGCTCCAGCTCAGCTGATTCGGTCTATGGCACCAGTAATGGTAACCGAATGGCAGATCTGAGCCCGACCTGTCAGTTCAATGCCAAcgctaacaacaacaacaacaacagtaatggTGGCAGTGCAAATTTCTGGTTTGGCGAGAACGTTCTTCCTGAGGAGCTGGTCAGCCTTGGAGTTGCAGGCTCTTCCTCCGGCATCGATCCGTTAACCATCTCCACTGCTCAAGCATCACACCCTGCTACCCAGCCACAGATCTGGAGCCCTTATGTGGACCAACAGCCCCCACATACCTTTGATGCTCGTCATTCTCAG TCAGCCTGGAACGCCCCGGCTCTCTCCAACAGAAGCCTTGGAGCACCCTCAGGCCAGGAGAGTTCTCAGAGGGCCTTTCGGCTCGACCGGGGCTCATGA
- the LOC134873486 gene encoding RNA-binding protein MEX3B-like isoform X1: MPSSTSLLEADEGESEVPPPLVHAFAGMGLEEHHGTQSQNPEQVDESLHYHHHLHQLPPVSHFNHLGTVLDLKPLHRPPSGEEVNIAPEDNEPEVVADSLLLAQAHRQQHLPPGPGVSGMEPPHVETLLLYNGDGDDTGLGGGALPPAGNMAILPPGMYGESGYEAESSLLARRKSVNTTECVAVPSSEHVAEIVGRQGCKIKALRAKTNTYIKTPVRGEQPVFVVTGRKEDVAMAKREILSAAEHFSLIRASRNKTGPLSAATGAGTPSLPGQTTIQVRVPYRVVGLVVGPKGATIKRIQQQTHTYIVTPSRDKEPVFEVTGMPENVDRAKDEIEAHIAIRTGSCGNIEAPGVDNNDFQYNGTDVSFEHAAAAGLGGAGWLHAGASSQNGGSLLPMSLNGTQRINSNINSGIRMSSTYRNDSSSSLGSGSSSADSVYGTSNGNRMADLSPTCQFNANANNNNNNSNGGSANFWFGENVLPEELVSLGVAGSSSGIDPLTISTAQASHPATQPQIWSPYVDQQPPHTFDARHSQNSQPGTPRLSPTEALEHPQARRVLRGPFGSTGAHDVHRFPSYSSAFSSSSESTASSSSPPEFSLSHRPGVVSAGKGQEICIHCMDNQVIAALVPCGHNLFCLDCATHICQSPDAVCPVCLSPVTQAIQLRNI; encoded by the exons ATGCCGAGTAGCACGTCTTTGCTGGAGGCCGACGAGGGAGAGTCCGAGGTCCCACCACCGCTAGTGCACGCTTTCGCCGGTATGGGCCTTGAGGAGCACCACGGCACCCAGAGCCAGAACCCCGAACAAGTAGACGAGAGCCTCCACTATCACCACCACCTCCATCAGCTTCCCCCGGTTTCTCATTTTAACCATCTTGGTACGGTCCTAGACTTGAAGCCCCTGCATCGGCCGCCTTCGGGAGAAGAAGTGAACATAGCGCCCGAGGACAATGAGCCAGAAGTTGTAGCCGACTCCTTGTTGCTAGCGCAGGCCCACCGCCAGCAACACCTCCCACCGGGACCAGGAGTCTCAGGGATGGAGCCTCCGCACGTCGAAACTCTTTTGTTGTACAATGGAGACGGAGATGATACCGGGCTTGGCGGCGGCGCCCTCCCACCGGCTGGCAACATGGCGATACTACCGCCCGGCATGTATGGGGAGTCTGGCTACGAGGCCGAGTCCTCGCTCCTGGCTCGGCGAAAGAGCGTCAACACCACCGAGTGTGTCGCGGTGCCGAGCTCCGAGCACGTCGCAGAGATTGTGGGCAGGCAGG GCTGTAAGATTAAGGCACTTCGAGCCAAGACCAACACGTACATTAAGACACCGGTTAGGGGAGAGCAGCCTGTCTTTGTTGTGACAGGGCGCAAAGAAGATGTGGCCATGGCTAAGAGGGAGatcctctctgctgctgagcACTTCTCCCTTATCAGAGCCTCTCGAAATAAGACGGGCCCTCTGTCTGCGGCGACGGGTGCAGGGACCCCCTCTCTACCTGGACAGACAACCATTCAG GTGCGAGTACCGTATCGTGTTGTAGGGCTGGTTGTGGGTCCCAAAG GGGCAACCATCAAACGTATTCAGCAACAGACCCACACATACATTGTGACGCCAAGTCGGGACAAGGAGCCGGTGTTTGAGGTCACAGGGATGCCGGAGAACGTGGATCGTGCGAAGGATGAGATAGAGGCGCACATCGCCATCCGCACAGGATCTTGTGGAAATATTGAGGCTCCTGGTGTTGACAACAATGACTTTCAGTACAATGGCACAGATGTCAGCTTTGAAcatgctgcagcagctgggtTAGGGGGGGCCGGATGGCTGCATGCAGGTGCATCATCCCAAAATGGTGGCAGCTTGCTGCCAATGAGTCTCAACGGTACTCAGCGAATCAATAGCAATATCAACAGTGGTATCAGGATGTCTTCCACCTACCGAAACGACAGCTCCAGTTCCCTGGGCAGCGGCTCCAGCTCAGCTGATTCGGTCTATGGCACCAGTAATGGTAACCGAATGGCAGATCTGAGCCCGACCTGTCAGTTCAATGCCAAcgctaacaacaacaacaacaacagtaatggTGGCAGTGCAAATTTCTGGTTTGGCGAGAACGTTCTTCCTGAGGAGCTGGTCAGCCTTGGAGTTGCAGGCTCTTCCTCCGGCATCGATCCGTTAACCATCTCCACTGCTCAAGCATCACACCCTGCTACCCAGCCACAGATCTGGAGCCCTTATGTGGACCAACAGCCCCCACATACCTTTGATGCTCGTCATTCTCAG AACAGTCAGCCTGGAACGCCCCGGCTCTCTCCAACAGAAGCCTTGGAGCACCCTCAGGCCAGGAGAGTTCTCAGAGGGCCTTTCGGCTCGACCGGGGCTCATGATGTCCACAGGTTCCCCTCTTACAGCTCGGCCTTTTCCTCTTCCAGTGAAAGCAcggcttcctcttcctcccctcctgaATTCTCCCTCTCCCATCGCCCGGGAGTTGTATCAGCAGGGAAGGGACAGGAAATATGCATCCACTGCATGGATAACCAGGTGATCGCTGCCTTGGTTCCCTGTGGCCATAACCTTTTCTGTTTAGATTGTGCCACCCATATATGCCAGAGTCCAGACGCCGTTTGCCCTGTGTGCCTGTCCCCGGTTACACAGGCCATTCAGCTGCGCAACATTTga